In Streptomyces sp. NBC_00878, a single window of DNA contains:
- a CDS encoding polyprenyl synthetase family protein, translated as MTVVGPFGLSVRDQALEADVQAGLAAVEEGLLEATKSEVPFITEAAQHLVRAGGKRFRPLLVTLAAQFGDPFAPGVVPSAVVVELTHLATLYHDDVMDEGEVRRGVPSANIRWGNSVAVLTGDFLFARASHILADLGPEAVRVQAEAFERLVTGQILETAGPRDGRDPIDHYMDVLSGKTGSLIAVAGRFGAMMSGADETVVDVLTQYGERLGVAFQLADDVLDIASDSHESGKTPGTDLREGIPTMPVLRLRERVERLGLAEDIALSELLASDLSDDARHAEALARLRVHPALDHARRDTVRYAEDARATLAPLPECEAKTALVELCDAVVHRAG; from the coding sequence GTGACCGTCGTCGGGCCGTTCGGGCTGAGCGTGCGGGACCAGGCTCTCGAAGCCGATGTCCAGGCCGGATTGGCGGCTGTCGAGGAGGGACTGCTCGAAGCCACGAAGAGTGAGGTCCCGTTCATCACGGAGGCCGCGCAGCACCTCGTGCGCGCCGGCGGCAAGCGGTTCCGGCCGCTGCTCGTGACGCTCGCCGCACAGTTCGGTGACCCGTTCGCGCCGGGTGTCGTGCCCTCGGCCGTGGTCGTCGAGCTGACCCACCTCGCCACGCTTTACCACGACGACGTGATGGACGAGGGGGAGGTGCGCCGCGGCGTGCCCAGCGCCAACATCCGCTGGGGCAACTCGGTCGCGGTCCTCACCGGCGACTTCCTCTTCGCCCGCGCCTCGCACATACTGGCCGACCTCGGCCCCGAGGCCGTACGCGTCCAGGCGGAGGCGTTCGAGAGGCTGGTCACCGGCCAGATCCTGGAGACGGCGGGCCCGCGCGACGGGCGCGACCCGATCGACCACTACATGGACGTGCTCAGCGGCAAGACCGGCTCGCTGATCGCCGTGGCGGGACGATTCGGCGCGATGATGTCGGGCGCCGACGAGACGGTCGTCGACGTGCTGACGCAGTACGGCGAGCGGCTCGGCGTCGCCTTCCAGCTCGCCGACGACGTGCTGGACATCGCCAGCGACTCGCACGAGTCCGGCAAGACGCCGGGCACCGACCTGCGCGAAGGCATCCCGACGATGCCGGTGCTGCGGCTGCGTGAGCGCGTGGAACGGCTGGGGCTCGCCGAGGACATCGCACTGTCCGAGCTGCTCGCCTCGGACCTGTCGGACGACGCGCGGCACGCGGAGGCGCTGGCCAGGCTGCGCGTGCACCCCGCCCTGGACCACGCCCGCCGTGACACCGTGCGGTACGCGGAGGACGCCCGCGCCACGCTGGCACCGCTCCCGGAGTGCGAAGCGAAGACCGCACTGGTGGAGCTGTGCGACGCGGTGGTGCACCGGGCGGGCTGA
- a CDS encoding CHRD domain-containing protein: MGTIVAFAQRRKSLVMTGVAVATAAGVAAAVIPAVADSGSAGKGSSASAGHSGHGDQSIEVQSGALAGGSGGTILAASLNGANEVPVQGGPAVGDKDGAALEFVKVKGDKVSVAVKWRGTGKPTLLHIHQGAKGVNGGIKVDFTKLLDNAKGRTVTGTVKVKDAALLSRLKADPGSFYANLHTAEFPGGAVRGQLHKVTTNFDFRHALNNFQASVIKGKQIYECKKAADGTTGFAQRDVLAVLGGPIAHSFVKPNSGTPQWIAVDRSAVTGAVISKTPNGDKNIPELDLRATQSGKHRGQLAHTAEILRLNTVGGVAPAGSCKVGKIVGVPYGADYVFVNR, translated from the coding sequence ATGGGGACGATTGTTGCGTTCGCACAGCGTCGTAAGAGCCTCGTCATGACCGGCGTCGCGGTGGCCACCGCGGCCGGAGTCGCCGCCGCCGTCATCCCGGCGGTCGCCGACAGCGGGAGCGCCGGAAAGGGTTCCAGCGCGAGCGCGGGCCACTCGGGGCACGGGGATCAGTCCATCGAGGTACAGAGCGGCGCTCTCGCCGGCGGCAGCGGCGGCACCATCCTCGCCGCGAGCCTGAACGGTGCCAACGAGGTGCCGGTGCAGGGCGGCCCCGCCGTCGGTGACAAGGACGGCGCGGCGCTCGAGTTCGTCAAGGTCAAGGGGGACAAGGTGTCCGTCGCCGTCAAGTGGCGCGGCACCGGCAAGCCGACCCTGCTCCACATCCACCAGGGCGCCAAGGGGGTCAACGGCGGTATCAAGGTCGACTTCACCAAGCTGCTGGACAACGCCAAGGGCCGCACGGTCACCGGCACGGTCAAGGTCAAGGACGCCGCCCTGCTCAGCAGGCTGAAGGCCGACCCGGGCAGCTTCTACGCCAATCTGCACACCGCCGAGTTCCCGGGCGGAGCCGTCCGCGGCCAGCTCCACAAGGTCACGACGAACTTCGACTTCCGGCACGCGCTGAACAACTTCCAGGCGTCCGTCATCAAGGGCAAGCAGATCTACGAGTGCAAGAAGGCGGCCGACGGCACCACGGGCTTCGCCCAGCGTGACGTGCTCGCCGTGCTCGGCGGTCCCATCGCGCACTCGTTCGTGAAGCCCAACTCGGGTACGCCGCAGTGGATCGCGGTCGACCGCAGCGCGGTCACCGGTGCGGTGATCTCCAAGACCCCGAACGGCGACAAGAACATCCCCGAACTGGATCTCAGGGCCACGCAGTCCGGCAAGCACCGGGGGCAGCTCGCGCACACCGCGGAGATCCTGCGGCTGAACACCGTGGGCGGGGTGGCTCCGGCCGGGTCCTGCAAGGTGGGCAAGATCGTGGGAGTGCCGTACGGGGCGGACTACGTGTTCGTGAACCGGTGA
- a CDS encoding sigma-E factor regulatory protein RseB domain-containing protein, with the protein MAPYEADDNTNEDLRTGRRKAARYVVPVAVVGVAAATIGLVPAFAGSGDPDLPDITAQQLIEKIAASDVQQLSGTVKITTDLGLPSLGGLESSLGGGMGRGGDDSGSSADPSSKLLELASGTHTLRFASDGEDKQKLSLLDKAAEYSVIHNGDEVWAYDSASNEAYHTKDSSSASAEKGTKDRSEDVPATPKELADEVLKASDDTTSVTVDGTAQVAGRDAYKLLIKPKESGSTVGAISIAVDSKTGLPLKFTLTPASGGAAVIDAGFTKVDFSKPAASTFDFSPPKGAKVTEGDEPQSEDKADKAEKAQPKGGEELGKEFEGLKVIGKGWTSIAQFDTGGEGLSSEGSGGGDAGRFLDSLGDQVSGKFGSGTVFSTRLVNALITDDGKVYAGAVTKDALVKAANAAK; encoded by the coding sequence ATGGCACCGTACGAAGCCGACGACAACACGAACGAGGACCTGCGCACCGGCCGACGCAAAGCCGCGCGGTACGTCGTCCCCGTCGCGGTGGTGGGGGTGGCGGCGGCGACCATCGGGCTGGTCCCGGCGTTCGCAGGGTCCGGCGATCCCGACCTGCCCGACATCACTGCCCAGCAGCTCATCGAGAAGATCGCGGCGTCGGACGTACAGCAGCTGTCCGGCACGGTGAAGATCACCACGGACCTCGGCCTGCCGAGCCTCGGCGGCCTGGAGAGCAGCCTCGGCGGCGGAATGGGCCGGGGCGGCGACGACTCGGGTTCCTCCGCGGACCCATCGTCCAAGCTGCTTGAACTGGCGTCCGGTACGCACACATTGCGCTTCGCGTCCGACGGCGAGGACAAGCAGAAGCTCTCGCTGCTCGACAAGGCCGCCGAATACAGCGTGATCCACAATGGCGACGAGGTGTGGGCGTACGACAGCGCGTCGAACGAGGCGTACCACACGAAGGACTCCTCCTCCGCCTCCGCCGAGAAGGGGACGAAGGACAGGTCCGAGGATGTGCCGGCCACGCCCAAGGAGCTGGCCGACGAGGTACTGAAGGCGTCCGACGACACGACGTCCGTGACCGTCGACGGCACGGCGCAGGTCGCGGGCCGCGACGCCTACAAGCTGCTGATCAAGCCCAAGGAGTCCGGTTCGACGGTCGGCGCGATCTCCATCGCGGTGGACTCGAAGACCGGTCTGCCCCTGAAGTTCACGCTGACCCCGGCGAGCGGCGGCGCGGCCGTCATCGACGCGGGCTTCACCAAGGTCGACTTCTCCAAGCCGGCCGCGTCCACCTTCGACTTCAGCCCGCCGAAGGGCGCGAAGGTCACCGAGGGCGACGAGCCGCAGTCCGAGGACAAGGCGGACAAGGCGGAGAAGGCGCAGCCCAAGGGCGGCGAGGAGCTCGGCAAGGAGTTCGAAGGCCTGAAGGTCATCGGTAAGGGCTGGACCTCGATAGCCCAGTTCGACACCGGCGGCGAGGGCCTGTCGTCGGAGGGCTCCGGCGGGGGTGACGCGGGCCGTTTCCTCGACTCGCTGGGCGACCAGGTGAGCGGCAAGTTCGGCTCGGGCACGGTCTTCTCGACCCGCCTGGTCAACGCGCTCATCACGGACGACGGCAAGGTCTACGCGGGCGCGGTCACCAAGGACGCGCTGGTGAAGGCGGCCAACGCGGCGAAGTAG
- a CDS encoding ABC transporter ATP-binding protein yields the protein MAELSTGDGAMAGEGATTDAGDPAEAGGAAADAEAPVATDAAAAAESVVAVAGAPATAHAAAVAVGGVVAAGDTVIATRGLTKRYRGGQLAVDGLDLAVPAGSVFGFLGPNGSGKTTTIRMLMGLIEPTSGTARVLGQPMPRATRTVLPHVGALIEGPALYGFLSGRDNLLRYDSADPTADPRTRRARVAAALDRVGLTAAAGKKAKAYSLGMKQRLGLAAALLQPRRLLVLDEPTNGLDPQGMREIRSLVRELASDGTTVFLSSHLLDEIEQVCTHAAVMAQGRLITQGPVADLAAGARSRLVVTTPDPGDAARVLKEQGVADVVVAEDSVTAEPPDRDLAEVNAALVTAGVRVRGFGVERASLEDAFVALTGEGFDVAG from the coding sequence ATGGCGGAACTGTCCACCGGGGACGGGGCCATGGCGGGTGAGGGAGCCACGACGGACGCGGGCGACCCCGCGGAGGCCGGTGGCGCGGCGGCGGACGCGGAAGCGCCCGTGGCCACGGATGCGGCCGCGGCCGCGGAATCCGTCGTGGCCGTGGCCGGCGCCCCGGCCACGGCCCACGCCGCGGCCGTGGCCGTGGGTGGCGTCGTGGCCGCGGGTGACACCGTGATCGCCACCCGCGGCCTCACCAAGCGCTACCGCGGTGGACAGCTCGCCGTCGACGGTCTCGATCTGGCCGTCCCGGCGGGCAGCGTCTTCGGCTTCCTCGGGCCGAACGGCTCCGGCAAGACGACCACCATCAGAATGCTGATGGGCCTGATCGAGCCGACTTCCGGGACGGCGCGCGTGCTGGGGCAGCCCATGCCGCGCGCCACGCGCACCGTGCTGCCGCACGTCGGCGCACTCATCGAGGGACCGGCTCTCTACGGTTTCCTCTCCGGCCGCGACAACCTCCTGCGATACGACTCCGCCGACCCGACCGCCGACCCGCGCACCCGGCGTGCACGCGTCGCGGCGGCGCTCGACCGTGTCGGTCTGACGGCCGCCGCGGGCAAGAAGGCGAAGGCGTACTCCCTGGGGATGAAGCAGCGGCTCGGGCTCGCGGCCGCGCTGTTGCAGCCCCGGCGGCTGCTCGTGCTGGACGAGCCGACCAACGGACTCGACCCGCAGGGGATGCGAGAAATCCGTTCCCTCGTAAGGGAGTTGGCGTCGGACGGCACCACCGTCTTCCTCTCCTCGCATCTGCTCGACGAGATCGAGCAGGTGTGCACACACGCCGCGGTGATGGCCCAGGGGCGGCTGATCACCCAGGGACCGGTGGCCGACCTCGCGGCGGGCGCACGCAGCCGGCTCGTCGTGACGACACCGGATCCGGGCGACGCGGCCCGCGTGCTGAAGGAGCAGGGCGTGGCCGATGTCGTGGTGGCCGAGGACAGCGTGACCGCCGAGCCACCGGACCGCGATCTCGCCGAGGTGAACGCGGCGCTGGTGACGGCGGGTGTCCGCGTCCGGGGCTTCGGGGTCGAACGGGCCTCGCTGGAGGACGCGTTCGTGGCGCTGACGGGGGAGGGATTCGATGTCGCGGGCTGA
- a CDS encoding ABC transporter permease: MSRAELVEPTPGAAETAVGTRAPTPLWTLGLLRNELRTTLRRWRTIALLGVLATVPVLVGIAVKIETSDGSSAGGGGGEGPAFIAQITNNGLFLVFTALAATLPFFLPMAVGVIAGDAIAGEANAGTLRYLLVAPAGRTRLLITKYATTLAFCVIATLVVATSALIVGALLFPLGELTTISGTRISFGEGLGRALLIALAVAASLIGVAALGLFVSTLTNSGIAAMATTVGLLITVQILDQIPQLHAIQPYFFSHYWLSFADLMRDPVYWDDLIRNLELQALYAAVFGAAAWARFTAKDITA, encoded by the coding sequence ATGTCGCGGGCTGAACTCGTAGAGCCGACGCCCGGCGCCGCGGAGACGGCCGTCGGCACACGGGCGCCGACCCCGCTGTGGACCCTCGGCCTGCTGCGCAACGAACTGCGGACCACGCTCCGGCGGTGGCGGACGATCGCGCTGCTCGGCGTGCTGGCCACGGTGCCGGTGCTGGTCGGGATCGCTGTGAAGATCGAGACGAGCGACGGATCGTCGGCCGGAGGCGGCGGGGGCGAGGGGCCCGCCTTCATCGCGCAGATCACCAACAACGGACTGTTCCTGGTCTTCACCGCGCTGGCCGCCACACTCCCGTTCTTCCTGCCGATGGCGGTCGGCGTCATCGCGGGCGACGCGATCGCGGGCGAGGCCAATGCGGGGACACTGCGCTATCTGCTGGTCGCCCCGGCCGGGCGTACGCGCCTGCTGATAACCAAGTACGCGACCACGCTGGCCTTCTGCGTCATCGCGACCCTGGTGGTGGCGACCTCGGCACTGATCGTGGGTGCGCTGCTGTTTCCCCTGGGTGAGCTGACGACGATCTCCGGCACGCGGATCAGTTTCGGCGAGGGGCTCGGGCGGGCGCTGCTGATCGCGTTGGCCGTCGCCGCGTCTCTGATCGGGGTCGCGGCCCTCGGCCTGTTCGTCTCGACCCTGACGAACAGCGGGATCGCGGCGATGGCGACGACCGTCGGCCTGCTCATCACCGTGCAGATCCTCGACCAGATTCCCCAGCTCCACGCGATCCAGCCGTACTTCTTCTCGCACTACTGGCTGTCCTTCGCCGACCTCATGCGCGACCCGGTCTACTGGGACGACCTGATACGCAACCTGGAACTCCAGGCGCTGTACGCGGCGGTGTTCGGTGCGGCCGCGTGGGCGCGGTTCACGGCGAAGGACATCACCGCGTAG
- a CDS encoding M28 family metallopeptidase, which translates to MKLSVPRRVTGAAVIAVAALLTTSAIADAAPARVAAAPDIPVANVKAHLTQLQSIATANGGNRAHGRTGYKASLDYVKAKLDAAGFTTTIQQFTASSRVGYNLIADWPGGDANQVVMAGSHLDSVTAGAGINDNGSGSAALLEAALTVSSTQYQPTKHLRFAWWGAEELGMVGSRNYVNGLTTANRAKISGYLNFDMIGSPNPGYFVYDDDPAIEKTLKDFYAGIGVATEIETEGDGRSDHAPFKSAGIPVGGVFTGASSTKSAAQATKWGGTAGQSFDRCYHSSCDTTSNINDTALNRNSDALAYAVWELSE; encoded by the coding sequence ATGAAGCTCTCTGTTCCCAGACGTGTCACAGGTGCCGCGGTCATAGCCGTCGCCGCCCTCCTCACCACGAGCGCGATAGCCGACGCCGCGCCCGCGCGCGTGGCCGCCGCACCCGACATACCCGTCGCCAACGTCAAGGCCCACCTCACCCAACTGCAGTCCATCGCCACCGCCAACGGTGGCAACCGCGCCCATGGCCGCACCGGATACAAGGCGTCCCTCGACTACGTGAAGGCCAAGCTGGACGCGGCCGGGTTCACCACGACCATCCAGCAGTTCACCGCCTCCAGCCGCGTCGGCTACAACCTGATCGCCGACTGGCCCGGCGGCGACGCCAACCAGGTCGTCATGGCGGGCTCCCACCTCGACAGCGTCACCGCGGGGGCCGGCATCAACGACAACGGCTCGGGCTCGGCGGCCCTGCTGGAAGCCGCGCTCACCGTGTCCAGCACCCAGTACCAACCCACAAAGCATCTGCGGTTCGCCTGGTGGGGAGCTGAGGAGCTGGGCATGGTCGGCTCGCGCAACTACGTCAACGGCCTCACCACCGCCAACCGCGCCAAGATCAGCGGCTATCTCAACTTCGACATGATCGGATCGCCGAACCCCGGCTACTTCGTCTACGACGACGACCCGGCCATCGAGAAGACTCTCAAGGACTTCTACGCGGGTATAGGCGTCGCCACCGAGATCGAGACCGAGGGCGACGGCCGCTCGGACCACGCCCCCTTCAAGAGCGCGGGCATCCCCGTCGGCGGCGTCTTCACCGGCGCCAGCAGCACCAAGTCCGCGGCCCAGGCCACCAAGTGGGGCGGCACGGCGGGCCAGTCGTTCGACCGCTGCTACCACTCCTCGTGCGACACCACGTCGAACATCAACGACACCGCCCTGAACCGGAACAGCGACGCACTGGCGTACGCGGTATGGGAGCTCTCGGAGTAG
- a CDS encoding VOC family protein, producing the protein MTETQPQPASQPQPQTPPSTPAPLHWKLVIDAADPHAQSDFWAATLGYLVEDHSALVERLLGFGAVPPEITVESHGRRAWRDLAAVRHPDDPYDKDSGTGLGRRLLFQRVPEPKTVKNRLHIDVHTGDRQREAEVARLTGLGAAVLREVKEQGGEWVVMEDPEGNEFCVH; encoded by the coding sequence ATGACCGAGACCCAGCCCCAGCCCGCGTCCCAGCCTCAGCCCCAGACACCCCCGTCGACACCGGCACCCCTGCACTGGAAGCTCGTCATCGACGCCGCCGATCCACACGCCCAGTCCGACTTCTGGGCCGCCACCCTCGGCTATCTGGTCGAGGACCACAGCGCCCTGGTCGAGCGCCTGCTCGGTTTCGGCGCCGTCCCGCCCGAGATCACCGTCGAGTCGCACGGCCGCCGAGCCTGGCGGGACCTCGCGGCCGTACGCCACCCCGACGATCCGTACGACAAGGACAGCGGGACCGGACTCGGACGACGGCTGCTCTTCCAGCGCGTGCCGGAGCCGAAGACGGTGAAGAACCGGCTGCACATCGACGTACACACCGGGGACAGGCAGCGGGAGGCGGAGGTCGCGCGGCTGACCGGGCTGGGGGCGGCGGTGCTCCGGGAGGTGAAGGAACAGGGCGGCGAGTGGGTGGTGATGGAGGACCCGGAGGGGAACGAGTTCTGCGTGCACTGA
- a CDS encoding ABATE domain-containing protein, whose product MKSHGLTLVSHGGKSFRFDPGALCMELVTTGGPGEFARYEVLHEPADLVRWVERSRLSEGLEVTVTEEELAKTRALRDAIFLLAADRAHGRPPQARHFDVVNAAAAGAPLAARIEADGSRGWAPGATGARLLATVARDAVELFTGPYADRIRECGSHNCALLFVDTSRPGRRRWCAMEHCGNRQKVRAHRARRAEGDD is encoded by the coding sequence ATGAAGTCGCACGGGCTGACTCTCGTGTCGCACGGGGGGAAGTCGTTCCGCTTCGATCCCGGGGCGCTGTGCATGGAGCTCGTGACGACGGGCGGGCCGGGAGAGTTCGCGCGGTACGAGGTGCTGCACGAGCCCGCGGATCTGGTGCGCTGGGTGGAGCGCAGTCGGCTTTCGGAGGGTCTTGAAGTGACTGTCACGGAAGAGGAGTTGGCGAAAACGCGGGCCTTGCGCGACGCGATTTTCCTGCTTGCCGCCGACCGGGCCCACGGTCGGCCCCCGCAGGCCCGTCACTTCGACGTCGTCAACGCCGCCGCGGCCGGGGCGCCGCTTGCCGCCCGTATCGAGGCGGACGGTTCGCGCGGGTGGGCGCCGGGGGCCACCGGTGCGCGGCTGCTCGCCACCGTTGCCCGGGACGCGGTGGAACTGTTCACCGGCCCGTACGCGGACCGGATCCGTGAGTGCGGGTCCCACAACTGCGCTCTGCTCTTCGTCGACACCTCGCGGCCCGGGCGGCGGCGCTGGTGCGCCATGGAGCACTGCGGCAACCGTCAGAAGGTACGGGCGCATCGTGCCCGCCGAGCCGAAGGAGACGACTGA
- a CDS encoding 4-hydroxybenzoate 3-monooxygenase has protein sequence MTADASASSAQSAQPAHSHPHARPQRTRVVIVGAGPAGLTLANILRAASVDCVVLENESREFIEQRPRAGFLEEWAVRALERRGLADRLLENAVAHSECEFRFAGERHRFPYTDVSGHRHYVYPQPLLVTDLVREYADVRGGDIRFGVRDVEPAGIDADQTDRMDQTYQMYQAGRPSVTYTDPETGERVRLDCEFIAGCDGARGVTRDLMPAEHVTVARHDFGVGWLALLAEAPPSSACVVFGIHPRGFAGHMARSPQVTRYYLECPPDDDPEDWSHERVWAELHARLAADGAQPLNEGNLIEKRVLAMHNYVVEPMAYGRLYLAGDSAHLLAPIGAKGMNLAIHDSLLLGDALVAYYGTGDDSGLRGYSAACLRRGWQYQEFSQWLSEVYHGASSGDPFKAGTSMARLRRILASPPAALVFADLFLGKDTDY, from the coding sequence ATGACCGCAGACGCCTCCGCCTCGTCCGCCCAGTCCGCGCAGCCCGCCCACTCCCATCCCCATGCGCGCCCCCAGCGCACCCGCGTCGTCATCGTGGGGGCGGGACCCGCTGGACTCACCCTCGCCAACATCCTTCGGGCCGCTTCCGTCGACTGCGTGGTGCTGGAGAACGAGAGCCGGGAGTTCATCGAGCAGCGGCCGCGCGCGGGCTTCCTGGAGGAGTGGGCGGTCCGCGCGCTGGAGCGGCGCGGCCTCGCGGACCGGCTCCTGGAGAACGCCGTGGCGCACTCCGAGTGCGAGTTCCGGTTCGCCGGAGAGCGCCACAGGTTCCCGTACACCGATGTCTCGGGCCACCGTCACTACGTGTATCCGCAGCCGCTGCTGGTGACGGACCTGGTGCGCGAGTACGCGGACGTCCGGGGCGGCGACATCCGTTTCGGCGTCCGCGACGTCGAGCCGGCCGGGATCGACGCGGATCAGACCGATCGCATGGATCAGACGTATCAGATGTATCAGGCGGGCCGGCCGTCGGTGACGTACACGGATCCCGAGACGGGCGAACGCGTCCGCCTCGACTGCGAGTTCATCGCGGGGTGCGACGGCGCACGCGGTGTGACCCGTGACCTCATGCCCGCGGAGCACGTCACCGTCGCCCGGCACGACTTCGGCGTCGGCTGGCTGGCGCTGCTGGCCGAGGCGCCGCCGTCCTCCGCCTGCGTCGTCTTCGGCATCCATCCGCGCGGGTTCGCCGGCCACATGGCGCGCAGCCCGCAGGTCACCCGCTACTACCTGGAGTGTCCGCCCGACGACGACCCGGAGGACTGGTCGCACGAGCGCGTATGGGCCGAACTCCACGCCCGCCTCGCCGCGGACGGGGCCCAGCCGCTCAACGAGGGCAACCTGATCGAGAAGCGCGTCCTCGCCATGCACAACTACGTGGTGGAGCCCATGGCGTACGGGCGGCTGTATCTGGCCGGCGACTCGGCGCACCTCCTCGCACCGATCGGCGCGAAGGGCATGAACCTCGCGATCCACGACTCCCTGCTGCTCGGCGACGCGCTCGTCGCGTACTACGGCACGGGGGACGACAGCGGGCTGCGCGGCTATTCGGCGGCCTGTCTCCGGCGGGGGTGGCAGTACCAGGAGTTCTCGCAGTGGCTCTCCGAGGTGTACCACGGCGCCTCGTCCGGCGACCCCTTCAAGGCGGGAACCTCCATGGCCAGGCTGCGGCGGATCCTCGCCTCACCCCCCGCGGCACTCGTCTTCGCGGATCTGTTCCTCGGCAAGGACACGGATTACTGA
- the rarD gene encoding EamA family transporter RarD → MGLDSKGEQRIGLLNGFAAYGMWGLVPLFWPLLEPAGAAEILAHRMVWSLGVVLIALVVMRRWAWAGPLLREPRRMGLITIAAATITVNWGVYIWAVNAGHVVEASLGYFINPLVTIAMGVLLLKERLRPAQWAAVGIGFAAVLVLTVGYGQPPWISLCLAFSFATYGLVKKKVNLGGLESLAAETAIQFLPALGYLLWLSSRGDATFGGEGTGHAALLAATGVVTALPLVCFGAAAIRVPLSTLGLLQYLAPALQFLLGILYFHEAMPAERWAGFALVWAALSLLTWDALRTARRSRMVLREAATAATAATAAAANAATEAAREAAGASPATGTSTSTSTNK, encoded by the coding sequence ATAGGGCTGGATTCCAAGGGCGAACAGCGGATCGGTCTGCTGAACGGCTTCGCGGCGTACGGCATGTGGGGGCTCGTCCCCCTCTTCTGGCCGCTCCTCGAACCCGCGGGAGCGGCGGAGATCCTCGCGCACCGCATGGTGTGGTCGCTGGGCGTGGTGTTGATCGCGCTCGTCGTGATGCGGCGCTGGGCCTGGGCCGGTCCCCTGCTGCGGGAGCCGCGCAGGATGGGCCTGATCACCATCGCGGCGGCCACCATCACGGTCAACTGGGGTGTCTACATCTGGGCCGTGAACGCCGGCCACGTGGTCGAGGCGTCCCTCGGCTACTTCATCAACCCGCTCGTCACCATCGCGATGGGCGTCCTGCTCCTGAAGGAGCGGCTGCGGCCGGCACAGTGGGCGGCGGTGGGTATCGGCTTCGCCGCGGTGCTCGTACTGACCGTCGGGTACGGCCAACCGCCGTGGATCTCCCTCTGCCTCGCCTTCTCCTTCGCGACGTACGGGCTGGTGAAGAAGAAGGTCAACCTCGGCGGTCTGGAGTCACTGGCCGCGGAGACCGCGATCCAGTTCCTGCCCGCGCTCGGCTATCTGCTGTGGCTGTCGTCCCGGGGCGACGCGACCTTCGGCGGCGAGGGCACCGGTCACGCGGCACTGCTGGCCGCGACCGGCGTGGTGACCGCGTTGCCGCTCGTGTGCTTCGGGGCGGCGGCGATCCGGGTACCGCTGTCGACGCTGGGACTGCTCCAGTACCTCGCGCCCGCGCTGCAGTTCCTGCTCGGCATCCTGTACTTCCACGAGGCGATGCCCGCCGAACGGTGGGCCGGGTTCGCGCTGGTGTGGGCCGCGTTGTCGCTGCTGACGTGGGATGCGCTGCGGACGGCGCGGAGGTCCAGGATGGTGCTGCGCGAGGCGGCCACCGCGGCCACTGCGGCTACCGCCGCCGCTGCCAACGCCGCCACGGAAGCGGCCCGGGAGGCGGCGGGCGCGAGCCCGGCTACTGGCACCAGCACCAGCACGAGCACGAACAAGTAA
- a CDS encoding SDR family oxidoreductase, whose product MSIVVTGATGHLGRFVIEGLLEKVPADRITAVVRSEEKAAGFAARGVRIAVADYNAPETFDGLFAAGDKVLLISGNEFDKGRVAQHKVVLDAAKAAGVALLAYTSAPGSLTAALADDHRGTEAAILESGVTYALLRNGWYNENYTENLAPVLEYNAVTQAAGEGRISSASRADYAAAAVAVLTGEGHENKTYELGGDTAWGFAEYAAEVAKASGKEIAYHSVPVEAYQGILTGAGLPEPLAAILAGVDTSIEKGELVVSTGDLSRLTGRPTTPIAESIAVALKG is encoded by the coding sequence ATGAGCATTGTCGTCACCGGAGCCACCGGACACCTCGGCCGCTTCGTCATCGAGGGCCTGCTGGAGAAGGTGCCGGCCGACCGGATCACGGCCGTCGTCCGCAGCGAGGAGAAGGCGGCGGGCTTCGCGGCCCGCGGCGTGAGGATCGCGGTCGCCGACTACAACGCTCCCGAGACCTTCGACGGCCTCTTCGCCGCCGGCGACAAGGTGCTGCTCATCTCCGGCAACGAGTTCGACAAGGGCCGCGTCGCCCAGCACAAGGTCGTCCTCGACGCCGCCAAGGCCGCCGGCGTCGCGCTCCTCGCGTACACCAGCGCCCCCGGCAGCCTGACGGCCGCGCTGGCCGACGACCACCGGGGCACCGAGGCGGCGATCCTGGAGTCCGGCGTGACGTACGCCCTGCTGCGCAACGGCTGGTACAACGAGAACTACACCGAGAACCTCGCCCCCGTCCTCGAGTACAACGCCGTCACCCAGGCGGCCGGCGAGGGCAGGATCTCTTCGGCCTCCCGCGCGGACTACGCGGCCGCCGCCGTGGCCGTCCTGACCGGCGAGGGCCACGAGAACAAGACGTACGAGCTGGGCGGCGACACGGCGTGGGGCTTCGCCGAGTACGCGGCCGAGGTGGCCAAGGCGTCCGGCAAGGAGATCGCCTACCACTCCGTCCCCGTCGAGGCCTACCAGGGCATCCTGACCGGCGCCGGGCTCCCCGAGCCGCTCGCCGCGATCCTGGCCGGCGTCGACACGTCGATCGAGAAGGGCGAACTGGTCGTCTCCACCGGTGACCTGTCCCGGCTGACCGGCCGGCCGACCACGCCGATCGCGGAGTCGATCGCGGTGGCGCTGAAGGGCTGA